One part of the Cyanobacterium stanieri LEGE 03274 genome encodes these proteins:
- the glgA gene encoding glycogen synthase GlgA: MRILFVAAEASPIAKVGGMGDVVGALPKVLRKLGHDVRIIMPYYGFLPDKVDIPTEPVWWGDAMFQKFAVYETVLPETDVPLYLFGHPCFSGRSVYGGDDEYWRFTFFANGAAEFAWNYWKPQIIHCHDWHTGMIPVWMSDSPDISTVFTIHNLAYQGPGREMLEQITWCPWHMQGDNAMAAGLQFADLVNTVSPTYAAQIKTPEYGENLHGLLSWISGKTRGIINGIDTEKYNPATDRLIAQNFTPKTIEKRRLNKVRLQEESGLEINRNAFLIGMVTRLVEQKGIDLVLQTLERFLAYTDAQLIILGTGDRFYETQLWEISARYRGRISVQLLHNETISRRVYSGIDAFLMPSRFEPCGISQMLAMRYGAIPIVRKTGGLVDTVPFFDPANEEGLGYGFDRYEPLDLYTCMIRAYEGFRFKDAWEKLQIRAMSQDFSWYRSSVDYLKMYREVIGEAPELTDKEQKIIDQKIK; this comes from the coding sequence ATGCGAATTTTATTTGTGGCAGCGGAAGCGTCACCCATAGCAAAGGTTGGGGGTATGGGAGATGTTGTTGGGGCATTACCAAAAGTATTAAGAAAATTAGGTCATGATGTTAGGATAATTATGCCCTATTATGGCTTTTTGCCTGATAAAGTGGATATTCCCACCGAGCCTGTGTGGTGGGGAGATGCCATGTTTCAAAAGTTCGCTGTATATGAAACGGTTTTACCTGAGACGGATGTTCCTCTTTACCTATTTGGACATCCTTGTTTTTCTGGGCGTAGTGTCTATGGCGGTGATGATGAGTATTGGCGCTTTACTTTCTTTGCCAATGGGGCGGCGGAGTTTGCTTGGAATTATTGGAAACCTCAAATTATCCACTGTCATGATTGGCATACGGGGATGATTCCTGTGTGGATGAGTGATTCTCCTGATATTAGCACTGTGTTTACTATTCATAATTTAGCCTACCAAGGGCCAGGTCGTGAAATGCTTGAACAGATTACATGGTGTCCTTGGCATATGCAGGGGGATAATGCCATGGCTGCGGGGTTACAGTTTGCAGATTTGGTAAATACTGTTTCTCCTACCTATGCAGCACAAATTAAGACTCCTGAGTATGGGGAGAATTTACACGGTTTGTTGTCTTGGATTAGTGGCAAGACGAGGGGAATTATTAATGGCATTGATACGGAAAAATATAACCCTGCCACTGATAGATTAATCGCGCAAAACTTTACCCCTAAAACTATCGAAAAGCGTCGTCTAAATAAGGTTAGGTTACAGGAGGAGTCGGGGTTAGAAATCAATCGTAACGCCTTTCTAATTGGTATGGTGACTCGTTTGGTGGAACAAAAGGGTATTGACCTTGTTTTACAGACTTTGGAGCGATTTTTGGCTTATACTGATGCTCAATTAATTATACTGGGTACGGGCGATCGCTTTTACGAAACCCAATTATGGGAAATCTCTGCCCGTTATCGTGGTCGCATTTCTGTGCAACTATTGCACAATGAAACCATTTCCCGTCGAGTATATAGCGGCATTGATGCCTTTTTGATGCCTTCTCGTTTTGAGCCTTGCGGTATTAGTCAGATGTTGGCAATGCGTTATGGAGCTATTCCTATCGTTCGCAAAACAGGGGGTTTAGTGGATACTGTACCATTTTTTGATCCTGCCAATGAAGAGGGTTTGGGCTATGGTTTTGATCGTTATGAGCCTCTGGATTTATATACTTGTATGATTAGGGCTTATGAGGGTTTCCGCTTTAAAGATGCTTGGGAAAAACTACAAATTAGGGCGATGAGTCAAGATTTTAGTTGGTATCGTTCTTCGGTGGATTATCTTAAAATGTATCGAGAGGTGATCGGTGAAGCCCCTGAGTTGACTGACAAAGAGCAAAAAATTATTGACCAAAAAATTAAGTAG
- a CDS encoding L-threonylcarbamoyladenylate synthase — protein MVLVSQSELVQKAIALKVVSFPTDTVPALGVAPEKADLIFELKQRSLEKPLILMTGDITDIWEYVEGSHQELKMWQEMAHKYLPGALTMVLPASSKIPVTMNPLNPTSIGVRVPNHTIAREILRQTGPLATTSANLSGEDALTDMGAIALKFPTVAVLNHENKITEAIPSTVIKWQNDNWQILRQGKIII, from the coding sequence ATGGTTCTTGTTTCACAATCAGAGTTAGTACAAAAGGCGATCGCCCTTAAAGTAGTCAGTTTCCCCACGGATACCGTACCAGCGTTAGGGGTTGCCCCCGAAAAGGCAGACTTAATTTTTGAGCTTAAACAACGTTCCCTCGAAAAACCCCTCATTCTCATGACAGGGGACATTACAGACATATGGGAATATGTTGAAGGTAGCCATCAAGAGCTAAAAATGTGGCAGGAAATGGCCCATAAATACCTCCCCGGGGCGCTAACCATGGTATTACCCGCATCCTCTAAAATACCCGTCACCATGAACCCCCTAAACCCCACCAGTATCGGGGTAAGAGTACCTAATCACACCATTGCCCGAGAAATTTTACGGCAAACAGGACCCTTAGCCACCACCAGTGCGAATTTATCAGGGGAAGATGCTTTGACAGATATGGGGGCGATCGCCCTTAAATTTCCCACCGTCGCAGTGCTAAACCATGAAAATAAAATAACCGAAGCCATCCCATCCACAGTAATAAAATGGCAAAACGATAATTGGCAAATCCTCAGACAAGGAAAAATTATCATCTAA
- a CDS encoding helicase HerA domain-containing protein has translation MNQPLGSVIEGSLSEGLEVRLHPDISVEEMRVGKFLVVQGSRSKFFCLLTDVSLGTSTPRIFTHPPDPEDDFWREVLAGSDTYGTIEIAPMLMLTIDNSIEADNPDTVTIKNAFGEFDTQLKLLPVKTIPSHFSQVYESTEKDFRSVFGWEDDPHKKNFAIGKPLDMEVPICIDLDRFVERSNGIFGKSGTGKSFLTRLLISGIIRKQAAVNLMFDMHSEYGWEAVSEGKNLRTVKGLRQLFPKEVEIYTLDPKSTHRRGVPNSRDLFLSYDQIEIEDLRLISRELGLSEASLDNANILAGEFGRNWIYQLINMTNEDIELFCNEKQGHKGSIMALQRKLKRLESLKYMKSVCPHNYIEEILGILDGGKHVVVEFGSQGNMLSYMLVTNMITRRIHRAYVKKAETFLQTKNVMDKPRPLVITIEEAHRFLDSKIVHQTIFGTIAREMRKYFVTLLVVDQRPSGIDNEVMSQVGTRVTCLLNDEKDIDAIFTGVSGASGLRSVLAKLDSKQQALVLGHAVPMPVVVRTRAYDQQFYAEVGEPDWQTMDDHTLQIEAKKAKEDLGF, from the coding sequence TTGAATCAGCCTTTAGGATCAGTGATTGAAGGATCATTAAGCGAAGGATTAGAAGTGCGCTTACATCCCGATATATCCGTAGAAGAAATGCGGGTAGGTAAATTCTTAGTGGTACAAGGAAGCAGATCAAAATTTTTCTGTCTCCTTACCGACGTATCCCTAGGCACATCTACCCCCCGAATCTTTACCCATCCTCCAGATCCCGAAGACGATTTTTGGCGAGAAGTATTAGCAGGGAGCGACACCTACGGCACCATCGAAATTGCCCCCATGCTTATGTTAACCATAGACAACAGCATTGAAGCCGATAATCCTGACACTGTCACCATCAAAAATGCCTTTGGAGAATTTGACACTCAATTAAAACTCCTACCCGTAAAAACCATCCCCAGCCACTTTAGTCAGGTATATGAATCCACCGAAAAGGATTTTCGCTCGGTATTTGGTTGGGAAGACGATCCCCACAAGAAAAATTTTGCCATCGGTAAACCCCTTGATATGGAAGTGCCTATCTGTATCGATTTAGATCGTTTTGTAGAACGTAGTAACGGTATTTTTGGTAAATCAGGCACAGGGAAATCTTTTTTAACTAGGTTGCTCATTTCAGGCATTATCCGTAAACAGGCAGCGGTTAATTTGATGTTTGATATGCACTCCGAATATGGTTGGGAAGCCGTCAGCGAAGGAAAAAACTTAAGGACGGTGAAAGGTTTACGACAATTATTTCCCAAGGAGGTAGAAATTTATACCCTAGATCCTAAATCTACCCATCGTCGAGGTGTTCCCAATTCAAGGGATTTATTTTTAAGTTATGACCAAATCGAAATCGAAGATTTACGCCTCATTAGTCGGGAGTTAGGTTTATCGGAAGCGAGTTTAGATAATGCCAATATTTTGGCGGGGGAGTTTGGCAGAAATTGGATTTATCAACTCATCAACATGACTAATGAGGATATAGAACTTTTCTGTAATGAAAAACAAGGACATAAAGGCTCTATTATGGCACTTCAGAGGAAGTTAAAACGTTTAGAAAGTCTGAAGTATATGAAGTCGGTATGTCCTCACAATTATATCGAGGAAATTTTGGGCATTCTTGACGGCGGTAAACACGTGGTAGTGGAGTTTGGCTCTCAGGGTAATATGCTTTCTTATATGTTGGTGACGAATATGATTACCCGTAGGATTCACCGTGCTTATGTGAAAAAAGCAGAGACTTTCTTACAAACTAAAAATGTGATGGATAAACCCCGTCCTTTAGTCATTACCATTGAGGAGGCGCACCGTTTTCTTGATTCTAAAATTGTTCATCAAACCATTTTCGGTACGATCGCCCGTGAAATGCGCAAATATTTTGTAACCTTATTAGTAGTAGATCAACGTCCTTCAGGTATTGATAATGAAGTAATGTCGCAGGTGGGAACTAGGGTTACCTGTCTTTTGAATGATGAAAAGGATATTGATGCCATCTTTACAGGGGTTTCGGGAGCGAGTGGATTACGTTCTGTCTTAGCCAAACTCGACTCTAAACAACAAGCCTTAGTCTTAGGTCATGCAGTGCCTATGCCCGTGGTGGTGAGGACGAGAGCCTACGATCAGCAGTTTTATGCGGAGGTGGGTGAACCCGACTGGCAAACTATGGATGATCACACACTTCAGATAGAAGCAAAAAAAGCCAAAGAAGACCTCGGCTTTTAA
- a CDS encoding GDP-mannose 4,6-dehydratase, with product MTKKALICGISGQDGAYLAQLLLAKGYEVAGTSRDAQMSSFKNLELLGIKDQIQLESMALNDFRSVLQILMKTEPDEVYNLAGQSSVGLSFELPVETLESIATGTLNLLEAIRFTHRPIKFYNAGSSECFGDIGVKAADENTPFRPRSPYGVAKSTAFWQVANYREAYDIFACTGILFNHESSLRPRRFVTQKIIDRVIDIVEGREQVLSLGNINISRDWGWAPEYVEAMYLMLQDDSPEDFVIATGVSYKLEDFVACAFAYFDLDWQKYVECDRTLLRPTDLAFSQGNPQKAKQILGWEAQYKMPDVVKGMIEAKINK from the coding sequence ATGACCAAAAAAGCGTTAATATGTGGCATCTCGGGGCAGGATGGAGCTTATTTAGCTCAATTATTATTGGCAAAAGGCTATGAGGTGGCTGGTACTTCGAGGGATGCTCAGATGTCTTCGTTTAAGAATTTAGAGCTGTTAGGTATTAAGGATCAAATTCAGTTGGAATCTATGGCACTGAATGATTTTCGCAGTGTCTTACAAATTTTGATGAAGACTGAGCCTGATGAGGTTTATAATTTGGCAGGACAAAGTTCGGTGGGTTTATCTTTTGAATTGCCTGTGGAAACCTTAGAAAGTATTGCTACGGGTACTTTAAATCTATTGGAAGCCATTCGTTTTACCCATCGCCCTATTAAGTTTTATAATGCTGGTTCGAGTGAGTGTTTTGGAGATATAGGAGTTAAGGCAGCCGATGAGAATACCCCTTTTCGCCCCCGTAGCCCCTATGGGGTAGCAAAGTCAACGGCTTTTTGGCAGGTAGCTAATTATCGAGAGGCTTATGATATTTTTGCTTGTACGGGCATTTTGTTTAATCATGAGTCATCGTTGCGCCCTCGTCGTTTTGTGACTCAAAAAATTATTGATCGGGTGATTGATATTGTGGAAGGTAGGGAGCAGGTTTTATCTTTGGGTAATATTAATATTAGTCGGGATTGGGGTTGGGCCCCTGAGTATGTGGAGGCGATGTATTTAATGTTGCAAGATGATTCCCCCGAAGATTTTGTTATTGCCACAGGGGTTAGTTATAAGTTAGAAGATTTTGTGGCTTGTGCGTTTGCTTATTTTGATTTAGATTGGCAAAAATATGTAGAGTGCGATCGCACTTTATTACGTCCCACTGATTTAGCCTTTAGTCAGGGTAACCCCCAAAAAGCAAAACAAATATTAGGTTGGGAAGCCCAGTATAAAATGCCCGATGTGGTCAAAGGAATGATTGAGGCAAAGATTAATAAATAA
- the rpoD gene encoding RNA polymerase sigma factor RpoD, with the protein MTQAQEIFATITPTDDMDALLDLESTSKGKSKSSVNVDTELTQIISEADSIGVVDTGTKKATKLSANRRRTQTKKKPFTEDSIRVYLQEIGRIRLLRAEEEIELARQIADLLDLEYIRATQIEHLGRIPTDEEWAIACDIPNMRQFNRRLHIGRRAKDKMVQSNLRLVVSIAKKYMNRGLSFQDLIQEGSLGLIRAAEKFDHEKGYKFSTYATWWIRQAITRAIADQSRTIRLPVHLYETISRIKKTTKMLSQKMGRKPTEEEIAEDMEMTIEKLRFIAKSAQLPISLETPIGKEEDSRLGDFIEADGETPEDEVSKNLLREDLENVLDSLSPRERDVLRLRYGLDDGRMKTLEEIGQIFNVTRERIRQIEAKALRKLRHPNRNSILKEYIR; encoded by the coding sequence ATGACGCAGGCACAAGAAATTTTCGCAACTATTACCCCCACTGACGACATGGACGCACTTTTAGATCTTGAATCAACATCTAAGGGTAAGAGTAAAAGTTCTGTGAACGTAGATACAGAGTTAACGCAAATCATCTCTGAGGCAGATTCTATTGGAGTTGTTGATACGGGGACCAAAAAAGCAACGAAACTTTCTGCTAATCGTCGTCGAACTCAGACTAAGAAAAAGCCTTTTACTGAAGATTCTATTCGTGTTTACCTTCAAGAGATTGGGCGCATTAGACTTTTAAGGGCAGAAGAGGAAATTGAGTTAGCCCGTCAGATTGCAGACTTATTGGATTTAGAATATATCCGAGCTACTCAAATTGAGCATTTAGGACGTATTCCCACCGATGAGGAATGGGCGATTGCCTGTGATATTCCCAATATGCGACAGTTTAACCGTCGTTTGCACATTGGCAGAAGGGCAAAGGATAAGATGGTTCAATCAAATCTGCGTTTGGTGGTATCCATTGCCAAGAAGTATATGAACCGAGGGTTATCTTTTCAGGATTTGATTCAAGAGGGTTCGTTGGGTTTGATTCGCGCCGCTGAAAAATTTGACCACGAAAAGGGTTACAAATTCTCCACTTACGCCACATGGTGGATTCGTCAAGCCATTACCCGTGCGATCGCAGATCAATCCCGTACCATCCGCTTACCCGTGCATCTCTACGAAACCATCTCACGGATTAAGAAAACTACCAAAATGCTCTCCCAAAAAATGGGCAGGAAACCCACTGAGGAAGAAATCGCCGAAGACATGGAGATGACCATCGAAAAACTAAGATTCATCGCCAAGTCTGCGCAATTACCCATCTCCTTGGAAACCCCCATCGGTAAGGAAGAAGATTCTCGCTTAGGAGACTTTATCGAAGCTGATGGAGAAACCCCTGAAGATGAGGTATCCAAAAACCTCTTACGGGAAGACTTAGAAAATGTCCTCGATTCCCTTAGCCCCCGTGAAAGAGATGTCCTCAGACTTCGTTATGGCTTAGATGATGGACGCATGAAAACCCTAGAAGAAATCGGGCAGATATTCAATGTTACCCGTGAGCGCATCCGTCAAATTGAAGCGAAAGCATTACGCAAGTTGCGTCATCCTAACCGTAATAGTATCCTAAAAGAATACATCCGTTAG
- a CDS encoding RNA recognition motif domain-containing protein — MSIYVGNLSYDVTEAHLTSAFADFGAVKRVYLPTDRETGRMRGFGFVEMDTEAEENAAIEALDGAEWMGRDMKVNKAKPRENNNRSSYGGGGNRNGNRFSRSH, encoded by the coding sequence ATGTCAATATATGTAGGCAACCTTTCCTATGACGTTACCGAAGCACACCTTACCTCTGCTTTTGCAGACTTCGGAGCAGTCAAAAGGGTATATTTACCCACCGACCGTGAAACTGGTCGTATGCGTGGTTTTGGTTTCGTCGAAATGGATACTGAAGCCGAAGAAAACGCAGCCATTGAAGCCCTAGACGGTGCAGAATGGATGGGTCGTGACATGAAAGTTAACAAAGCGAAACCCCGTGAAAACAACAACCGTTCTTCCTATGGTGGCGGCGGAAACAGAAATGGAAATCGTTTCTCTCGTAGTCACTAA
- a CDS encoding ABC transporter permease: protein MNHSSNSQTQSLPQNKIKPPLFLLGVAIITVIAIMIPLIYLMIRAGSVSSTEELEQLINFIFNVRILTILLNSIGMAAASTAIASLIAIPYAFLTVRTDLPWRKFWSVVSTLPLAIPTYVGSFALIATFGPRGSLLQSWLEPFGVERLPSIYGWTGTIAAITLFSYPYLLLSVRAGLQGLDPALEESARSLGYNPWSIFFKVTLPLLRPSIVAGSLLVSLYALQDFGTPALMRFNSFTLAIFTQYRSSFNRSLAASLAMVLVILVLCILFIEQKVRTNANYYSRGSGAINKATLIPLGKWKLPAIAFCCLISFFSVVLPVGVIILWLTRSSEAIATLQNMLIFARNSAWASSLAAIFATLLALPVAILSVRFPSKLSILIERGTYLGYGLPGIVVALSLVFFGANYLPWIYQTMPMLVFAYIVLFLPQSVGTNRSSLLQVNPSLEESARILGRSPWQTLKEVTLPLVRPGITSGAVLVFVTAIKELPATILLSPIGFKTLAVEIWESTNDARFASAAAASFGLLVICASLTFVILSQEKKTKNSN from the coding sequence ATGAACCATAGTTCTAATTCTCAAACCCAATCATTACCACAGAATAAGATTAAACCCCCATTATTTTTGTTAGGGGTGGCAATCATCACAGTCATTGCCATTATGATTCCCTTAATTTATTTGATGATTCGGGCGGGAAGTGTTTCCTCAACCGAAGAATTAGAACAACTGATTAATTTTATTTTTAATGTTCGTATCTTAACCATTTTACTTAACAGTATTGGTATGGCTGCCGCCTCAACGGCGATCGCCTCTTTAATCGCCATTCCCTACGCTTTTTTGACCGTCAGAACTGATTTACCATGGCGTAAATTTTGGTCGGTGGTTAGTACCTTACCCCTAGCCATTCCCACCTATGTAGGTAGTTTTGCCCTCATTGCTACCTTTGGCCCTCGGGGCAGTCTTCTACAATCATGGCTCGAACCCTTTGGGGTAGAAAGATTACCCTCTATTTATGGTTGGACTGGCACCATTGCCGCCATAACTCTTTTCTCCTATCCCTATTTATTATTAAGCGTCAGAGCAGGATTACAAGGCTTAGATCCTGCCCTAGAAGAATCAGCCCGTAGTTTAGGCTATAACCCTTGGAGCATCTTTTTTAAGGTCACCTTACCCCTATTACGCCCCTCTATTGTAGCAGGGTCATTATTGGTGTCACTCTACGCCCTTCAGGATTTTGGCACACCAGCGTTAATGCGGTTTAATTCCTTTACCCTTGCTATTTTTACCCAATATCGTTCTAGTTTTAATCGTAGTTTGGCCGCTTCCTTAGCCATGGTGTTGGTGATTTTAGTATTATGTATTTTATTTATCGAGCAGAAAGTTAGAACCAATGCTAACTACTATTCCCGTGGTTCGGGAGCCATTAATAAAGCTACCTTAATTCCCCTAGGTAAATGGAAACTACCGGCGATCGCCTTTTGTTGTCTAATTTCCTTTTTTTCCGTGGTACTACCCGTTGGGGTAATTATTCTTTGGTTAACCCGAAGCTCAGAGGCGATCGCCACCCTACAAAATATGCTCATCTTTGCCCGTAACTCCGCTTGGGCATCAAGTCTAGCCGCCATTTTTGCCACCCTCCTAGCCCTCCCCGTAGCCATTCTTTCCGTCAGATTTCCCAGCAAATTAAGTATTTTAATTGAAAGGGGAACTTACCTAGGCTATGGATTACCGGGTATCGTAGTTGCCCTATCCCTCGTATTTTTCGGAGCTAACTACTTACCATGGATTTATCAAACCATGCCCATGTTAGTTTTTGCCTATATCGTCCTATTCTTGCCCCAATCCGTTGGCACAAACCGTAGCTCACTATTACAAGTCAATCCCTCCCTAGAAGAATCCGCCCGTATTCTCGGTCGTAGCCCCTGGCAAACCCTCAAAGAAGTTACCTTACCCCTCGTACGTCCTGGCATTACCAGCGGTGCAGTCTTAGTTTTTGTTACCGCTATCAAAGAACTACCCGCCACCATCTTATTATCCCCCATTGGCTTTAAAACCCTAGCTGTAGAAATTTGGGAATCCACCAATGATGCTCGATTTGCTTCGGCCGCAGCCGCTTCTTTTGGATTATTGGTTATTTGTGCGAGTTTAACCTTTGTTATTTTATCCCAAGAAAAAAAGACTAAAAATAGTAACTAG
- a CDS encoding iron ABC transporter substrate-binding protein — MKRRKILSFIGIALASSSLTIACNAPTNDSGGETTITPDTTGEAVDLTGQELTIYSGRNEELIGPLLERFEEETGVTVEVRYGDTAELAAAILEEGENTPADVYFGQDAGALGALQKEGRTKAIPENLLGRVDSRFRSPEGQWVGISGRARTLAYNVNEVEETELPETIWELTEEQWSGRVAWAPTNGSFQSFVTAMRVTEGDDRTREWLQGLIDNNAQVYPNNTTTVEAVGRGEADIGLVNNYYLGRFTAEDPDFPVAHHYTGGDVGSMINVAGVSILDATDSEPAAIALIDFLLTEESQTYFSETTNEYPLLEGVAPPQDQISIAEINPPAIDLSNLDDLEGTLNLLREVGAIQ; from the coding sequence ATGAAAAGAAGAAAAATATTAAGTTTTATAGGCATAGCCCTTGCATCAAGTAGCCTAACCATTGCTTGTAATGCTCCTACCAATGATAGCGGAGGAGAAACCACCATCACTCCAGATACCACAGGAGAGGCCGTTGATTTAACAGGGCAAGAATTAACCATTTATTCTGGTAGAAATGAAGAATTAATCGGCCCCTTGCTAGAAAGATTTGAAGAAGAAACAGGAGTAACCGTAGAGGTGCGCTACGGTGATACAGCAGAATTAGCGGCGGCCATTTTAGAAGAAGGGGAAAACACCCCGGCAGATGTTTATTTTGGGCAAGATGCTGGTGCTTTAGGGGCGCTACAGAAAGAGGGAAGAACCAAAGCTATTCCCGAAAACCTATTGGGGCGGGTAGATTCTCGTTTTCGTTCCCCTGAGGGGCAATGGGTTGGTATTTCTGGCCGAGCGCGTACCCTTGCTTATAATGTCAATGAGGTAGAAGAAACTGAGCTACCTGAGACTATCTGGGAATTAACCGAGGAGCAATGGAGCGGTAGAGTTGCTTGGGCGCCTACCAATGGTTCTTTTCAGTCTTTTGTAACGGCGATGCGTGTTACGGAGGGAGATGATAGAACTAGGGAATGGTTACAAGGTCTTATTGATAATAATGCTCAAGTTTATCCTAATAATACTACTACGGTGGAAGCTGTGGGACGAGGAGAAGCGGATATTGGTTTGGTAAATAATTATTATTTAGGTCGTTTTACCGCTGAAGATCCTGATTTTCCAGTGGCTCATCACTATACGGGAGGGGATGTTGGTTCAATGATTAATGTGGCAGGGGTTTCTATTCTTGATGCCACCGATAGTGAACCCGCGGCGATCGCCCTTATTGACTTTTTATTAACGGAAGAATCTCAAACTTATTTTTCCGAAACCACCAACGAATATCCTTTACTAGAAGGGGTAGCACCTCCCCAAGATCAAATTTCCATTGCCGAAATCAACCCCCCTGCCATTGATTTGAGTAACTTAGATGACTTGGAAGGCACTCTTAACTTACTGCGGGAAGTAGGAGCAATTCAATAA
- a CDS encoding sensor histidine kinase gives MIQFIFGLVIGLGFFFWKQRQINKQLNNVLHSLSNFEQIPSLSKISQVRRSVNLLNEDYNLLLAERDLFKHILNTVPFGYLRIDADNHLIECNTQAKKILSIQRWNPKKSRFFLELVRSYELDQLIQQARKTGYKLSIKWDFFPTSNYILDDTNVNDDIESYEPIFLKAIALPVINDQVIIIIENRQVIKDLSHKRDQAYTDLSHELRTPLTSMSLLAQTLIKHNDNKNKMWAEQIYQEINRLINLVENWLKIAQLDGNPYTNLQWQKLDLQQLIISAWQSLAILAEQEQISLEYQGLENILIGADLNCLTQVFVNLFDNSIKHTDCDGLITVNVTQSKENKSQIIIDVIDNGNGFNPKDLPHIFERLYRGDKSRARTSREGSGLGLSIVKQIINAHGGSIKAQNHPTTQGAWFQISLPKNISMTEN, from the coding sequence ATGATTCAGTTTATCTTTGGTTTAGTAATCGGGTTAGGTTTTTTTTTCTGGAAACAAAGACAGATTAATAAACAATTAAATAATGTTTTGCATTCTCTTTCTAATTTTGAACAAATACCTTCTCTTTCTAAAATTAGTCAGGTGAGAAGAAGTGTTAATTTACTTAATGAAGATTATAATCTCTTGTTGGCTGAACGAGATTTATTTAAACATATTCTTAATACCGTTCCTTTTGGTTATTTAAGAATTGATGCGGATAATCATTTAATTGAATGTAATACTCAGGCAAAAAAAATACTTTCTATTCAACGTTGGAATCCTAAAAAATCAAGATTTTTTTTAGAATTAGTTCGTTCTTATGAGTTAGATCAATTAATTCAACAGGCAAGGAAAACAGGTTATAAATTAAGCATTAAATGGGATTTTTTTCCTACTTCTAATTATATTTTGGATGATACCAATGTTAATGATGATATTGAAAGTTATGAGCCTATTTTTCTAAAGGCGATCGCCCTTCCTGTGATCAACGATCAAGTAATTATTATCATTGAAAATAGACAAGTAATTAAAGATTTATCCCATAAAAGAGATCAAGCCTACACCGATTTAAGCCATGAACTAAGAACCCCCCTAACATCCATGTCATTGTTAGCCCAAACCCTCATTAAACATAATGACAATAAAAATAAAATGTGGGCAGAACAAATATATCAAGAAATTAACCGCCTAATTAACTTAGTAGAAAATTGGTTAAAAATAGCTCAATTAGATGGTAATCCTTACACTAATTTACAATGGCAAAAACTAGATCTACAACAATTAATTATTTCTGCATGGCAATCCTTAGCTATTTTAGCTGAACAGGAACAGATTTCTTTAGAATATCAAGGATTAGAAAATATACTTATTGGCGCTGATTTAAACTGTTTAACTCAGGTATTTGTTAATCTTTTTGATAATAGTATAAAACACACCGATTGTGATGGTTTAATTACCGTGAATGTCACACAATCCAAGGAAAATAAATCTCAAATTATCATTGATGTTATAGACAATGGAAATGGCTTTAACCCCAAAGATTTACCCCATATTTTTGAAAGACTTTATCGAGGTGATAAATCGAGGGCAAGAACATCAAGGGAAGGAAGCGGACTTGGTTTAAGTATTGTTAAGCAAATTATCAATGCCCATGGAGGCTCTATTAAAGCTCAAAATCACCCCACCACTCAAGGGGCTTGGTTTCAAATTTCTTTACCTAAAAACATCTCCATGACTGAAAATTAA